The sequence ctctagtgtttcgctagcttccCCTGTTTATACTACTCGCTTGTTTTGTCTCTGTGTattctgatttcccggcttcgaccttacgcttccctttacTACGCTTCTTCGGTTTTGCCCCTTTGCtttattctgatctcccggcttcgaccttacgcttccccttgactacgcttctctggatttgcccctttgtactacAGCCTGCCTGTGAATAAAGCTGAATTTCAACTTTGTTAATGTCTCGTTTTGTGCGCGTCACAattaccatgcatttaagggttaatgatAGTATTGAACTGAAAATGACCTTTGACAATTGTAAATATTTAGGTTAAATTgaccttgttttatttattaaaaacacaagCTTCATGGAAACAGAGCAAAAGCAAAGTGCACTCTTATGTCAGGAGCAAAAAAAGAaggaataaaaatgcatttgaataGGTAATTCATAAGCAAATAAATAACTAATCGTGTTAACTTACATCATACTTCTTATTTCCTTTATGCATATTTAACATACCAGAATACAccagataaaacaaaaacaatgaaaacGTGCAACTAGATTGCAAAAAAGAACTGGAATGGAAAggatttctaaaatgtattttaaatatgaatgcaGAGATTAATCAAACCACTATGTAAAAAGAGACCTTGTGGAACAGTTCACCTACAACAAGAAAGGCTTAAAAAATAACATAGCAGCACCCTATTCAAACACAACTGCAGCACAGTAATATGCATATTTGAACATAGCTTCTTTTCACAGAAATGCAAGTCAGATCATATCAATTGTTTGCTATTGGCAGTGCAGGTGAATTACAAATTCCACACTTTTTTGCACATGGCTTGTTGATCTAGGTTCTCAATTTGGGTCCAAATCTGGTAAGTAAGCCTGATGTTTGAAGTAGTAGTTTACTTTACAAATGTGAACATGCATAAGACTGCAACTAATAAATAGAGatgattaatttaaaattatattgtggTAAGAAAACAAGGTTTTTCAGTGGCAAAATCTTTGTTCTCAATGAACCCACCGAAAAACACAAACTATGAAAGACAGGTTTTATATGTACAGaatatgaattaaatatatatatataatttgtatttgcaaattgtttttagtttgtttgagAGTCGAGTTTTCCTTTTCAAAGCAGTTTGTGTCTGTTTGCAAAACGCTCTAATTGTTTGTTTAGATTTGGCACAAATTTGACCCCATAAAAGACAGAAATATCAGAAATTGTTTGTGTATAATGCTACCAGAACAGTGGCTGAGTGGAGAGAAATGTTTAAAGCAGTCTACTTCATCCTGTTAAACACCTGATACATCTTTCATCTCCATCTGACCTGTGCAGGTATTTTCTCTGCTTTTTGAATCAGTCATTTTAATAGGTAGGCCTGAGTACCAATTTCCATTATATAAAtactatattattaataatatacagtacatgcataatTTACAAAATATCATCTTATTATCTACCTTTATTATGCATATTATTATCTAGTTTCAATAAATATCATAACTAATCTAGCAGCAAGGTCCCCTCTTTCAGGATTTCATCTGTTATGTGTACTTTGTCAACTTTAATCTGGAGACCATTGATTTATTAAAGGGATACGATTGAACTAGTtgaccccaaaatttaaattgtcatctcttattcaccttcatgtttttgcaaactcatatggctttctttcaaaaggagatgttaggcaaactGTTTGTCTCAGTCAGCATTAATTTTCATTCTATGGAAAAATACGAATGAAAGTGAATACTGACAGGGACTAACATTTAGCTTAACATATCATTTTGTTCCTTTGGGCTTGGAACAACCATATGGATGAGTAGCCATGACATAATCAAGtcagaaaatgtttgtttgtctTGCTGGAATCCAAGTAACTGAAGAGAAGGGCTataatatatgttatataataaaaaaaatatttcatttgtaGAAAACTGGAggtaatgtccaattcccaatgcgctctaaatcctcatgattgcctcaatctgggtggcggaggacaaatctcagttgcctccgtgtctgagaccgtcaatccgtacATCTTATCAgcatgttgagcacgttaccacggagacatagcgcgtgtggaggcttcacgctattctctgcggcatccaagtacaactcaccacacgccccaccaagagtgagaaccacattattgcaaACATGAGAAGGTTAagccaacgtgactctaccctccctagcaaccaggccaatttggttgcttaggagacctggctggagtcactcatcacacactggattcgaactcgcgactccagggttggtagtgaGCGTCAATTcaagctgagctacccagtcatTGAAATGTATTCATATCTCAAGGTATTCAGTTGTGAattcatttgaaaaaataatatacaaattaaatctGTGGTCCGAATGTCATCGTTGTCTAAAATGTATAACTCatagggatgcaaactcatgagggtcgAAAAAGTAGAAACTGAATTGAATCGCTGAATCAAATCGCTGTTAAGGGAATCAAATTTAATTGTATTGAATTTTCAAAAACTCGCTTTTGATCAATCCAATGAATCATGATCACCCCCTCATCGATTCACACCCCTATTTTATGGAAACTCGATGtcctaaaaaagttaatttttctgTGGTAAAAAAGTTGGGTTGAAATCTTTGCTTTGACTCAAGTtgcattgatatatatatatatatatatatatatatatatatatatcatatatatatatacatacatacatacacacatacacactcacctaaaggattattaggaacacctgttcaatttctcattaatgcaattatctaatcaaccaatcacatggcagttgcttcaatgcatttaggggtgtggtcctggtcaagacaatctcctgaactccaaactgaatgtcacaatgtgaaaaaaaggtgatttaagcaattttgagcgtggcatggtcgttggtgccagacgggccggtctgagtgtttcacaatctgctcagttactgggattttcacgcacaaccatttctagggtttacaaagaatggtgtgaaaagggaaaaacatccagtatgcggtagtcctgtgggcaaaaatgccttgttgatgctagaggtcagaggagaatgggccgactgattcaagctgatagaagagcaactttgcctgaaataaccactcgttacaaccgaggtatgcagcaaagcatttgtgaagccacaacacgcacaaccttgaggcggatgggctacaacagcagatgaccccaccgggtaccactcatctccactacaaataggaaaaagaggctacaatttgcaagagctcaccaaaattggacagttgaagactggaaaaatgttgcctggtctgatgagtctcgatttctgttgagacattcagatggtagagtcagaatttggcgtaaacagaatgagaacatggatccatcatgccttgttaccactgtgcaggctggtggtggtgtaatggtgtgggggatgttttcttggcacactttaggccccttagtgccaattgggcatctttatatatatatatatatatatatatatataactatatatacactcacaaatgctttgctgcatacctcggttgtaacgagtggttatttcaggcaaagttgctcttctatcagcttgaatcagtcggcccattctcctctgacctctagcatcaacaaggcattttcgcccacaggactgccgcatactggatgtttttccttttcacaccattctttgtaaaccctagaaatggttgtgcgtgaaaatcccagtaactgagcagattgtgaaatactcagaccggcccgtctggcaccaacaaccatgccacgctcaaaattgcttaaatcacctttttttcacattgtgacattcagtttggagttcaggagattgtcttgaccaggaccacacctctaaatgcattgaagcaactgccatgtgattggttgattagataattgcattaatgagaaattgaacatgtgttcctaataatcctttaggtgagtgtatatatatatatatatatatatatatatacacactcacctatatctcatatatatatatatatatataatttttttgactaAAGAAGTCTTTTTGAAACAACAgataaaacaactgtaaaaccgCTTGATTTAAGGAATGTAGATTTGATACGTTATAttcaaataatatgaatataattaattaaacttgtttttttaaacactctTGCACTTTATTTACATTCTTTATGCAAGAACATTGTACACTCTTTGCTATTAATGGCATTAGCAAATTGTAAAGCAAACACAGTATGTGATAACTAGTGAAGGACGCACATAGACCTCAaaatttgacacacacacaaccacacctcaataatggtgacaatcaacaaataTAATGAAGTAAAAAGATGAGCTCTAAACATCAACACACAAACTAACCATAAACTAGACATAAcactaaccataaaaatatattcataccGCAATGCATGCTGTgatctggcaaatcagcaaaacATTAAATAGTCTGTTTAGACAAATTTGTTAAACTAGTTGGGACAACATTTATGGTGATATTGTTTGTCCAACATgcgtttattttcaaattaatttaacattTCTCAGTATCGAAGATTTTGGGACAAATGACGCGAAGTTAACTGACACAGATTTTAGCAGATTCAACATATGTTTTTGAGTTGATTTGGCAAATACGCTTGTTAATTCAACGTGTTGATGTGCATGCCTCAAGaggtataatttgtcaacattctGAAAATTTTTAACAGCACActatatagtaaaaatggactcaTTTAAGCAAAGAAAAGTGGGTGGGGTCAATGAGCATTAACAGGTTTATGTATACAAACTGACTCAATGAAAATTACTTAAAACAAGTTCAGATTAATTGATAGAACTAAAACAATTCCAGTTGAATGAAAGACATACCTAATTTATTTGGGTTAAAACAACATCAGGGATAACAGTGTGTGAATTTTTAAGTGCCTCTGTAGATCTTCTtcttgtgtgaaactctttccacactgagtgcagGTGGAAGGCTTCTCTTCAGTGTGAATTTGTTGGTGCCTCACAAGATTTCGTTTTAttacaaaactctttccacactgagtgcatgtgaaaggcttctctccagtgtgactcATCATGTGATTCTTTAGGTTTCCTTTATAtaaaaaactctttccacactgaagacaCGTGTGAGGCTTCTCTCCGAAGTGATGTCGTAGGTGAGTCTTAAGGTTTTTTTCTTGTGTAAATCTCTTTCCACAATGATTGCATATGAAAGGCTTTTCTCCACTGTGAATTAACATGTGACTCTTAAGGTATTCTTTATGTAAGAAACTCTTTCTACACTGAagacatgtgaaaggcttctctccagtgtgaatttgtTGGTGCCTCTCAAGATTTCGTTTGATTGCAAAACTCTTCCCACACTCagtgcatgtgaaaggcttctctccggtgtgaagCATCATGTGATTCTTTAGGTTTCCTTTATGTAAAAAACTCTTTTCACACTGAAGACATGCGAAACGCTTCACTCCAAAGTGAAGTCTTTGGTGACTCTTAAGGTTTCCTtcttgtgtgaaactctttccacactgagtgcatgtgaaaggcttttctccagtgtgaattctcaggtGCCTCACAAGATCTCGTTTATGAGCAAAAGTCTTTCCACATTGAGGGCAtatgaaaaaaaatctgtcttttgTTCTTCTAGTTTTTTTCCGTGAGAAATTTTCTTCAGTCTGTGAGCAACTAGAAGAATTTTCACCAATTATGAAATGATCAGATTTATCATACTGATGTTTCTCCTTCAcatcattcagttcttgactttccactttcacttccaacaCATCTAAAATGAACATAGAAAATTGTGACAAACATAAAACAAGAAATTCAACTGAACCTCAGTTTAATCTCAGTAAGCAGCAAAGGCCAAGTGTCTATTTtaatgtaatctctgattagtgttggggaagctactttgaaactttaatttgacaagctactcataatttaaagtagctAAGCTACAGTCAAGGTACCCTTTTGATAAAGtaattagctacactacaagttactatcaaaaagtaactagctacattgaagctacttatGAGCAATATCTTTTACAATGCTACTATCAAACCAATTGCAAAATTTGCACTaataaaatttataaattaatacatgtattaattaaatgcatttaatgtatttaaataaattaattgtatttaatacatAGTAACATTGTTACacttaataatggccataaaatatataaataaaatacaaccacataaaataaaaacagtcctCTTGCTGAGCCCAGGTGTAGTCTACCTCCCTAAAGATCACATTTTTATGATTAACTGTGCTTGATGTGAATAAAGCTGCAGGGATTTCTCCCCTTACAtgtcttttttgccattgacacccaagtgccagctttacatctCACATACACAGGTTGTGCTACAAATATATGACGGGTTGTAAAATTTCTATCATGGTCTATTTGTATCGGTTATCCTAATTTATATATCTCTGACACGTATTATATTTGATGTTGTGTCAGTATTGTCAAAATTCTCAGTTAAACATGACTGACTAGTAAGTGATAAACAGGTGTTATATTTCATCATTTGCAGAGCTGTGGAACCTACTTTGACAAGTGTACTTAAGTTAATAATGTTTCTGGTTGACAGCGACAGAGCACATCTGAacgatctcattttctcacacacacacacacacacacacacacacacacacacacagacacacagacacacagctcTAATAAGCTGCCAATATGGTGATCTGCcgttttaaaacaagaaaaatgttgCCTGATTCTGAGCAGGAGACAGAATATGCTGCATATTCATCATACATTTTGCCGGTGGAAATTTGGCTTCTACGCAATAAAGGTTATTAGTTATTACCGGACCACAACATGATAGCATTTGGTCGCGCTACACCGTTAATTACTGGAAAAAGTAGTTcactactggaaaagctacactgttttaaaagcagctgagctacagtcaaattactgaaaaatgtagttaagttagtagcgttgctacttgtagttagctactccccaacactgtctcTGATATAGTAAATATTATTATCCAACTACAGCTGATCTAGAGAACGGTTTGAAACGTTGTTCTTTTAATGTTCCTCAACAGTCATTATGAATCAAGAAtggacaccaacctctttgttcctctGTATCTTCATGTTTTATTATCCGTGGCTCTGGATAACTCGAGTCCTCTTTCTCCTCTTTAATAGACATCATTTTTGCAACAGTAAGTCAAATAGACTTCAGTTGTTAATCTTGAAGTTGTTGCTCTTTATACACCACCGTATTCCTCTTTCTTCAAGTGTAGGATGATGGAAATATTTCCAGCATTTATAAGTCAATTGCAGTGGGAGGGGCTTCACTGAAGGTGTTAATTGTTATTGCTATGTGTGACTGGTGAAGTTTTAtgcttatttttaaaatgtgctacttatttgctttttttgtttatCATAAGCAACAAATAGCTATTTTTACATTTAACCTGTAATTTCACTGAATTGAGTTTAAATAATGGTTTTCATTTGGTTTAAATTtacaatatcaatatatatatattagttttttaaatattaaaatatatttagcttTCCTCACAATGTGTTACTTTGCAAAGCAAAAGAGCAATCTTATATTTGGAATGGATTTCCAATAATCCCTCAAGGCCTGATTTGTCttgaccttttttatttttgctagaTTGCAAATACTGAACTAAACAAAATACGCTAATACATCTACATGCATAAGGAACATGTAGCACCTAAATAAGACATAATTTGCAGACAGAGTACTCTGGcaaaataacacttttaaaatacaaatgttggTACTCTACTGAATTAAATTGTGCTTCATGTCAAAATGATCAAATTTATATTACTTACAGACGAATAATATCTCAGGCAAGGCGTAAAAAACTATATTTCATAGGCAGCTTTATGCTCTGTATACTACCTGCTGCTGAactaaacaaaatgatggcagcACAACTGCTcaagaaaattatttcaaaataaaagtcctcaaTAGAAAGCGCAGTACAGCTGTCAAAAGTGGTTATTGGTGGAtcagttatttaatttaaatggcTTTCTTTTCACTTATGAgttttttactcattaaaatatcACTGTAACACCAGGGAACTTTGCTAATTTTTTTGGTGCAAATATATATCCTGGAGTTTTTATGCAGCGGAAAAGAACTAGTAACCAAGGGTCCCTGTTAAATACAATAAATTCATATGTAGGTAAAATCTGTTTTTCCGTTCACTCACCAGATAGGTCTATAAGAGCTTTGTTCCAAAAAGATGTTGTAACAGTCATGCACTATGTGTTCTGACACATCATGGAGAGCTTTCAATTTTTctgcaatttgtgctacagtagctcttctgtgggatcggaccagacaggcTATACTGGAATAGTTTTACAGATAATATTATCTGGAAAAAGGTTTGGCCT comes from Xyrauchen texanus isolate HMW12.3.18 chromosome 9, RBS_HiC_50CHRs, whole genome shotgun sequence and encodes:
- the LOC127649159 gene encoding gastrula zinc finger protein XlCGF8.2DB-like → MMSIKEEKEDSSYPEPRIIKHEDTEEQRDVLEVKVESQELNDVKEKHQYDKSDHFIIGENSSSCSQTEENFSRKKTRRTKDRFFFICPQCGKTFAHKRDLVRHLRIHTGEKPFTCTQCGKSFTQEGNLKSHQRLHFGVKRFACLQCEKSFLHKGNLKNHMMLHTGEKPFTCTECGKSFAIKRNLERHQQIHTGEKPFTCLQCRKSFLHKEYLKSHMLIHSGEKPFICNHCGKRFTQEKNLKTHLRHHFGEKPHTCLQCGKSFLYKGNLKNHMMSHTGEKPFTCTQCGKSFVIKRNLVRHQQIHTEEKPSTCTQCGKSFTQEEDLQRHLKIHTLLSLMLF